The genome window ATCACTTAACGCTAATGAACAGAACAGGCACAGAGTCACTCTTAAAGAGGGCGAGTTTGAGTCTCTTTTCAGATCATATCCTTATATTGAAGTAATTTTTGCCGGAGTCCATCTCTATGATGACCTGCTGACTATGGGCTCTATTGTTAATTTTATTAATTTACAAAAAAAGGAGTTTAATTTAAAATTGGCAGGCATGAATATTAAAGGACAGTACTCTTTTGTAAGAATTACAACAGACAAGGATGAGTACTTAGGTCTCTTATCGTCTATGTTTTTAACACTGCTTCAAAAAGCCATGAAAGAAGGTATTAACATAAACAGCCGGTTATTGGACTTTGGAGGAAACGTTTATAAAATACTTCCTCGTAAACAAACTCTCAATATCAACGCAAGGAGGTTAACCGTAAACCTCATACACAGCGACGGTACCTTACATGCTCAAAGTGGAAAGATACTGGAGTCAGCGTCAAATGAAATCAACCGGCAATCATAACTCAGGAATTTACACCGCCTTTATAGAGAATAGCGTACATTGGCTTGTGCCGGTGTTATTGTGCTTTGTTATAACGGCAGTATCACTTAGGTGGAATTTTGTTCAACTGGACAGCAGTTTTAATGCAATTGCCCTTGAGGATGGCAGAGTGATATTTCAGATGGTGGAAAACACAAGACTCTGGAATGCGCGTCATGGCGGTGTCTATGTCGCTATAACAGAGCAGACCTTGCCAAATCCCTATCTAGATGTAAAAAGCAGGGACGTTACGACCACAGAGGGCTTGAGGCTAACCCTTATTAATCCTGCATACATGACACGGCAGCTATCTGAAATCATGATGGAACGCAACAGTATGATGTTTCACATAACCAGCTTAAAGCCTATCCGCCCTCAAAACAGTCCTGATGACTGGGAAAGCAGAGCGCTCAAAGAGTTTGAAAACGGAGTTACCGAGAAATCTGAGCTCTTTGAAAAAGCAGTTTTCAGGTACATGGCGCCTTTGAAAACCAAAGAGGCCTGTTTGAAATGCCATCATAAGCAAGGCTACAAAGTCGGCGACATAAGAGGTGGAATAAGTGTTACCGTTCCGGTTAATGTACTTTACAGTTCTATAAAAAAGCAAAAACTTAATCTTGCATTTCTTCACACAATTATATTTTTGTCAATAACCGTCATGATACTGTTTTTTATGTCTAAAATTCGCTCTCAGTGGTATAAACTCAAACTTGCCAAGGTGGAACAAGACTCAGTGGTAGAGCTAAGGACACATGAAATCAAAGAGGCTAACGAACAGTTGACAATAGAGGTTGATGAGCGGAGGCGCACTGAGGAGATTTTAACCGAATCTGAGACCAGATACCGTTCCCTCATTCAATCAGTGCAGGATGGTATAATTTCAACTGATGAAAATGGCCTGATTATTTCGTTTAACCACGGGGCGGAAACTATTTTTGGATACAACGAGGCTGAGTTAACAGGCAAACCGGCTACCGTGCTGATTCCTCTAAAGCTTCAGGATGCTTACATCAGAGGAATTCAGATGATGCAAATTCTCGGAGATTCCTACTTTGCCGGTAAGAGAGTTGAATTTGAAGGCCTTAAAAAGGATGGTGCTGAGTTTCCCTGTGAGATTTCCATAGCCTCGTGGAAAATTAAGGGTAATAAGTTTTACGTTGCCATTGTCAGGGATATTACGGACAGAAAGCAGATGGAAAATCAAATAACCGCCTCTTTGCACGAAAAGGAAGTCCTTCTGCGGGAAATTCACCATCGCGTTAAAAACAACATGCAAATCATCACAAG of Nitrospirae bacterium YQR-1 contains these proteins:
- a CDS encoding DUF3365 domain-containing protein, giving the protein MKSTGNHNSGIYTAFIENSVHWLVPVLLCFVITAVSLRWNFVQLDSSFNAIALEDGRVIFQMVENTRLWNARHGGVYVAITEQTLPNPYLDVKSRDVTTTEGLRLTLINPAYMTRQLSEIMMERNSMMFHITSLKPIRPQNSPDDWESRALKEFENGVTEKSELFEKAVFRYMAPLKTKEACLKCHHKQGYKVGDIRGGISVTVPVNVLYSSIKKQKLNLAFLHTIIFLSITVMILFFMSKIRSQWYKLKLAKVEQDSVVELRTHEIKEANEQLTIEVDERRRTEEILTESETRYRSLIQSVQDGIISTDENGLIISFNHGAETIFGYNEAELTGKPATVLIPLKLQDAYIRGIQMMQILGDSYFAGKRVEFEGLKKDGAEFPCEISIASWKIKGNKFYVAIVRDITDRKQMENQITASLHEKEVLLREIHHRVKNNMQIITSLLNLQNSYLKDQSDIEIFNETKNRIKAMSLVHEKLYQSETLSKIDFSDYVRNLARGLFRSYGISENKISLKLDIPAISFVIDTVISCGLVVNELISNSIKYAFPAITAKDSQSGAKAPDMEIGLSLRPLEDNNYDYKLLVWDNGVGIQPDFELANVKSLGLQLVQSIVENQLQGRLKIERTGGTKFKIVFKESTYKQRQ